The genomic region AGTATAATCTCGGGATGTCATGGATGTGTAAGAATGAATGGAGCTTATGAAGTATATCGTCATTTTTAGTTTAAATTTTAGATAATCAAACAAGTTAGTTAGCGAGCATAGAAATTTATTTTAATTACTAAATTTGAAAACGGAATCATGATCTGGAAGTCTTGTATACGTCGACTACATAATTTTTTCGCTACCGTTCAAGCATTATCAGTAACTATAGTTTAGGCAAAAACGTTATCGAAATGGACAGGGTAAATAAGAATTTACTTTGGAACAGCAGGAGTGAGATGATATACTGGGAAGTATCATTAATTACCATTTTATATATGTTTTGTGGTATATGGAGGAGAGCGGTATGATTAAAAGAATTAAAATCATTATGAGTATCGTCATGATTATTGTTGTTGTAGCTATTGCAGTGCGTATGTATACCTCTGGTCAATACACTATGTATATCCCCAGCAAACATACGACGTTTCGAGCAGAGGTTACAGATCATATGAGCATGCTGGATAGATTGGATCGACTGACAATTAGGAAAATTTCAAGTGCAGATCTGTATAGTGAAGAAGATGAAGTGACGATTACAGATCCCAAAGAGATTAGAGATATGCTGAAGCTGTTGAAGGATGTTGAACTTAAAAGAGTACAGAAATTCGACGTTTCCAAAAGGAATCCATATTACTATGAATGGCGACTTACCATTAATAAAGAAGGTCGATTTACCGATCGATTCGGATTGACATTCTATAATGAGCATGCCGTTTCAATTTACAGTGAGTACAAGACACGAGACCAACTTCAAGATTACGAAATTACTAATGAGCTCAATATAAATGAGATGGAGCGCCTTTTTGAAAAACTGAAGGAGGAGCAAACATGACCAAGAAAAACTATCATATACGTCCGATCGAAGAACAGGATATCCCTTTTCTGTGGGAGATGTTATACGCATCCCTGCATACACGAGAAGGCGATGAACCGCTACAACTCGAAAGTGTACATACTCCTGAGCTATCCAAATATGTTGAAGGCTGGGGAAGAGAAGGGGATTTCGGGTATGTTGCGGTAGACCAGCATGGTAAAAGATTAGGTTCGATAACATTACGATTCTATACGGACCAGAATGCGGGTTACGGTTATGTGAATGCAGCTACGCCAGAGATGGGGATGGCTGTAACTGAAGATGCACGTGGAAAAGGTGTAGGCACCTTACTGCTTCAGACTGCACTGGATGAAGCCAAACGGCGGGGAATTGAAGCAGTCTCGCTCAGTGTAGACCCGGATAACGAAGCGATTCGTTTATATAGGCGGCTAGGGTTCGTGGAGGAAGGCTTCTGTGGTACATCAGTAACGATGGTGCGTGTAAGTAGCTTGGAATCTTAAAGGATCTGCGATCTTTCTGCTGAATTAATAAAAAGGCGCTCCCTCATGGGAAACGCCTCTTTCTTTTGTCGTGTATAGCACATACATGTTCTCTTTAAACTCACGCTGTAATACTTCGATTTATTTCAACAAAAATGCCAAAGCCTCGTCATACGTTTCCCATTGGAATTCAGTCTGGTGCGCCGATTCTTTGGAAATCCGATTCAATTGCATTTTGGCGATCGCACCACCAACGGCTACGCTGGCTCGCTTCATCCCCCACTGTGTCAGTAATTTCTGGTGTTCCACGATTTTTTCTTTCGTATCCTGAGGGAATGCCTTCATGCTTCGCATATCGACTAGCACATCAAACGAATTCCCTAATTGCTCCGCTAATCTCTGAATCTCTGTATTCGCTTGTTCGACATGTTCAGGGGAGACAATACCTTCCCAAGTAATTTCAATAATAGGTTTAGTTGAATCCAAACGTCTAACAGACATGTAGGCAACTCCTCGATAATAAAATGATATGTATTAATATGAGACTATAAGCCTATTAATTATACCTTTTTATAGCATGAATGAAAACTTAAATCAAAGTTATGTGGTTCTTATGAACTACTTCTTCCTAGTGGAGTTAAATTCAGGGATTGCTTCCATATCGTCAATTGGAAGGAGGTTGAATAGCTAAGAAGCCGTCCAGAGTATGAACTCCAGACGGCTTCTAAAACGGTGACACGATAAAGTGAAAGTCCTACGTCAGTTAGAGTCCGATCTTCAAACTGTTACCTTCCGTTGCTACACCTTTGGAAAGGGAAATGCTTAGCTTTTGTTCTGCCGAGAAACCAAGTGTTTCCCCGTCATGCAGTGTGACGTCGTTTTCAACCACATACGTTGTGGTCATGAACATCATCTCAAATACATCGCTTAAGGACTCCGAGGATTGCATAATCTCCATCTCTTCTTTGCCAAAGTTACGTAGTCCGTAAGTGTAAGCTGAAGCGCCTTCGGCATTTTGGTATAATCCGATGAAAATCCAGAGCGAGACGGGCATCTCATCATGCTTGATTCCACGGCTGGTCTCGACATATTGACTGGCTTCAACCACAAGCGGGGCCATGTATATTGCGAGCGCGTGATCCAACTGCAATAAGGCACTCGCTGTCTGAGTGAACAGAACATGTCCCTCAATAGCATCTGTTGCGTTCAGAACAGAGACAATAATCTGAGACTGGTGTCGTGAGGTAACTTGCTCTGCTTCTCGCCAAAGGATGTTAAGTTTGGCATTCTCCTCAACTTCACGGTCAGGCACAGGCGCGGCAATGTGGGCACATACCACCTGCATTCCATTCACTTCAAAAAAGAGATTGCCCTCCTCCGAGCGTTCCTCAATCTCAATATTCCATTCGTTTTTCATATTTTTGATGAAGAGGTCAAAATCACAATCTTCACGCTCCAGCAGAACAAAACCCACGATGGTTTCACTGTAATTCGTCGATTCGACAGCACCACCTGCAGGTACCTTCTCCTTTTTGCGCCGCCGAAGCTTGTCAAACAATCCCATGACATGTTCTCCTTCCAATTCCAGATCGATTCTGGTCATTGTACACTGCTATCTATTCACTACCTTACCATAAAGGAGTTAACATGAATCGAAGCAATGTACTATTCGACAGAAATTACAGGAACAGAACTAGCAACAATGCAATGATCGCAGGCAATCCTTGTTTAATAATGATGGAACGTGAAGAAGTAGCCCCTCCATAGAGGGCCGCGATAATCACACACGCCAGGAAGAAAATCTGAATATGCTGTCCAACGGCAACATCCGGATATACGAGTCCCCAGATCAGACCTGCCGCAAGAAATCCATTGTAAAGACCTTGATTGGCCGCGAGAGATTTGGTGGATTTGGCGAATTCCGGCGTGAGATTAAAGGTTTTCATTGTGCGTGGACGAGTCCACATAAACATCTCCATCACCATGATATAGATGTGTTCGACAGCTACAAGAGCTACAAAAATGATACTAATCAAAGGAAACACCTTACTTTCTATATGTAATTTATTTACTTGTCCATCTTAGTATAAATGTTTGCAACGAGAACGGAAAGAACAAAATTAATTTTCAACAATTTAATTGTGTATTATCTAAAATGTTTATCATTTTCCAAGTGCGTTATGATGTTGAAAATAAAAAAATGGATACAAAGGTAAGCATACGCCGATTGTCGAAAATCCATTCATTGGGTAATAATGAACAATAAAGAAGCAATATTGCTCAGGAAAGAGAGGAGATTACTATGGGAACTGTTCAATTCGTCTTGTTGGCTGATGATCCATCCACTTTTGTGACGCGAGTTGTTCCTTTTATCGACATCGAGCTTGCGGGAATTCCGGGTGACCGTCACTATGGTTTGCTTCATCCGGCGGACTCCCGTCAGAAAATCTACAAGCGCGGCATACCGATTGCGAATCGTCGCCAGATCAGCATTGTGTCTGAGGAAGAATGTGCTCTTATCGCTGAGAAAATGAACATTCCTGAAGTGCGTCCAGAATGGCTTGGTGCCAATATGCTGGTCCGTGGCATTGATCGATTGACTGAATTGCCTGCTGGAACGCGGCTTCTATTTCCAAACGGGACGGGGTTAATATGCGAAGGAGAGAATCTTCCCTGTGTGCATCCGGGGAAAATGATTGAGCAATTCTACGAACAGGACGGTTTGCGTAAAAAGTTCGTGCCAGCCGCTCGCAAAAAACGTGGGATCGTCTGCTCGGTTGAACGTGAAGGTGTAATCCATACGGGGGATACCATCGAAGTCATTCGCCTGTCCTGATTTTCAGGACAGGTTTTTAATTCATCAGCCCATAGCGCGCGCCATTCGGTTGTTTAGAGTGTATATACTCCTCTGGTGTGCTTCCGATAATGGACTTGAAATCTCGGATGAAATGGGATTGATCATGATATCCGAGATCCTGAG from Paenibacillus sp. FSL R5-0341 harbors:
- a CDS encoding GNAT family N-acetyltransferase, which produces MTKKNYHIRPIEEQDIPFLWEMLYASLHTREGDEPLQLESVHTPELSKYVEGWGREGDFGYVAVDQHGKRLGSITLRFYTDQNAGYGYVNAATPEMGMAVTEDARGKGVGTLLLQTALDEAKRRGIEAVSLSVDPDNEAIRLYRRLGFVEEGFCGTSVTMVRVSSLES
- a CDS encoding MOSC domain-containing protein translates to MGTVQFVLLADDPSTFVTRVVPFIDIELAGIPGDRHYGLLHPADSRQKIYKRGIPIANRRQISIVSEEECALIAEKMNIPEVRPEWLGANMLVRGIDRLTELPAGTRLLFPNGTGLICEGENLPCVHPGKMIEQFYEQDGLRKKFVPAARKKRGIVCSVEREGVIHTGDTIEVIRLS
- a CDS encoding DUF1304 domain-containing protein, with product MISIIFVALVAVEHIYIMVMEMFMWTRPRTMKTFNLTPEFAKSTKSLAANQGLYNGFLAAGLIWGLVYPDVAVGQHIQIFFLACVIIAALYGGATSSRSIIIKQGLPAIIALLLVLFL
- a CDS encoding DUF4261 domain-containing protein is translated as MTRIDLELEGEHVMGLFDKLRRRKKEKVPAGGAVESTNYSETIVGFVLLEREDCDFDLFIKNMKNEWNIEIEERSEEGNLFFEVNGMQVVCAHIAAPVPDREVEENAKLNILWREAEQVTSRHQSQIIVSVLNATDAIEGHVLFTQTASALLQLDHALAIYMAPLVVEASQYVETSRGIKHDEMPVSLWIFIGLYQNAEGASAYTYGLRNFGKEEMEIMQSSESLSDVFEMMFMTTTYVVENDVTLHDGETLGFSAEQKLSISLSKGVATEGNSLKIGL